TCGCGTTGCATCGAATTAAACCACATGCTCCACCGCTTGTGCGGGCCCCCGTCAATTCATTTGAGTTTTAGTCTTGCGACCGTACTCCCCAGGCGGTCTACTTATCGCGTTAGCTGCGCCACTAAAGCCTCAAAGGCCCCAACGGCTAGTAGACATCGTTTACGGCATGGACTACCAGGGTATCTAATCCTGTTTGCTCCCCATGCTTTCGCACCTCAGCGTCAGTGTTAGGCCAGATGGCTGCCTTCGCCATCGGTATTCCTCCAGATCTCTACGCATTTCACCGCTACACCTGGAATTCTACCATCCTCTCCCACACTCTAGCTAACCAGTATCGAATGCAATTCCCAAGTTAAGCTCGGGGATTTCACATTTGACTTAATTAGCCGCCTACGCGCGCTTTACGCCCAGTAAATCCGATTAACGCTTGCACCCTCTGTATTACCGCGGCTGCTGGCACAGAGTTAGCCGGTGCTTATTCTGCGAGTAACGTCCACTATCTGAAGGTATTAACTTCAGTAGCCTCCTCCTCGCTTAAAGTGCTTTACAACCATAAGGCCTTCTTCACACACGCGGCATGGCTGGATCAGGCTTGCGCCCATTGTCCAATATTCCCCACTGCTGCCTCCCGTAGGAGTCTGGGCCGTGTCTCAGTCCCAGTGTGGCGGATCATCCTCTCAGACCCGCTACAGATCGTCGCCTTGGTAGGCCTTTACCCCACCAACTAGCTAATCCGACTTAGGCTCATCTATTAGCGCAAGGTCCGAAGATCCCCTGCTTTCTCCCGTAGGACGTATGCGGTATTAGCATTCCTTTCGAAATGTTGTCCCCCACTAATAGGCAGATTCCTAAGCATTACTCACCCGTCCGCCGCTAAGATCAGTAGCAAGCTACCTCTCTCCGCTCGACTTGCATGTGTTAAGCCTGCCGCCAGCGTTCAATCTGAGCCATGATCAAACTCTTCAGTTAAAATCATTTTGTACCTTATTTAAAGACAAGGTACCAATTCTGGCTCATCAATTACTGACTTAAATTTCGCTCAAATAAACTTCGAGTAATTTAAACCAATCAATCAATGAAAATTATTTCGATTAATCAACCAGTAAAAATCCACACAAGTTGTTCTTCAATTCTCTTAATGATCTTCTTCCTGGTTCGTCACCAGCAAGCTAGGTCGGCTATATTACTCTTAATCTCTTAAAAGTCAACAGGTAATTTCGATATTTTTAAAACTTATCTTCAAAACCAACTTCTCATCAAATTCATCACTTAAAGCAATCAACTTAATCACAAGTAACTGTTTTTCAACAAGTTTCTATCTGCATCACCGCCGATGGATGTGCATTATAGACCATTAAAAACCCTTTGCAACCCCTTTTTTAATTTAATATTATCACTTGGCTAATTTTTAGGCTTTTTAGCATTTTATCTATATTATTTGATCAATTTTACATTGATAATAGATTATCAGTTTTGTATTAAAGCATATCTCCACCCAACTGCACATTTAAGTATTAGCCTGGCTGGCGGTTAAGGAATTATATGAATTATTCTAATTTAATTTTACTCAGCGTATTATCTGTAGGTGTTTGTACCTCTATATATGCTCAAGAAAATACTATAAGTGAATCTTCTGATGCTAGCTCACTAGAAGAAACAGCACCTGCTCATCCGCGCTCACAAATTATTAAAGATTTAAAAAATATTAAAGTTAAAGATTTAAAAATTAATGCGAACGCAGCACAACCAGATCCTGTAAAAGACCCATTACAATCACTAAATCGTCCAATTTATTCATTTAACGATATGTTGGATCGAAATTTTTTACGTCCAGTTGCGGTTCAATATAGAGAGAAAACTCCAGAAGATGTTCGTGGCTCTTATCGTCAATTCCGTAAAAATCTTGGAGAACCTTGGAATGCGGTTAACCAGCTTATTCAAGGTCGTCCAGGTCGTGCAGCAAAAACTTTAGGTCGATTTACTATTAATACTTTAACGACTCTTGGTTTAGCTGACCCTGCTAGTCGTTTAGGTTTACCGACTGAGGAAGAGAATTTTGGTGTAACCCTCGGTTACTATGGCGTCCCTTCTGGCCCATTCCTGATGTTACCTTTTTTCGGTCCGAGTACCTTGCGTGATGGTTTCGGTTTAGCAGTAGATGCTCAAGCTCGCCCACAGAAATATATTATGGAAGATCAAGATGGTCTTTATTGGTCGAGTAATATGTTACAAGCTGTTGATACTCGCGCTCAATATCTAGATTTAGATCAAACCCTACAGGGTGATCAATATGCCATGATTCGAGACTTATATCTCCAACGTAAAGCATTCCAAATTGCAGAGAAGAAAGGCGACTCAGCTGATGTATCTTTCATAGATGATGATTCAGACGATACCCCGGATGAGGATCAAAACCCTTAAAAGATGAAATCAAGGTATTGCTCGGATTAAGAGTTCGGCAATACCTTGATTTTGATCATACATACTCTATGATGAATAAAGTGATCATATAAAAGGACTACCATATCTTCTATGTATTTTATTAAACCGACACGCTCTATCCCTTATTTAGAGCAAGCTTTGGATAAACTGCCAGGCTTACAAGTCATTAACATAGATGATTTAGATTTATATGATCCAACCATCATTGCAATAGCAGATGTACAAGATTTTCTGTCTTATAAATGGAATTTACCCACCATTGTCATTGCTTTTGAACATGAAGGGAGCGCTTTAGCTCAAGCATGGGAAGCCGGTGCTCTTGCAGGTTGGGTATGGAATCAATTACCTAACGATTTAAATAAAGCATTAACAAGAATTGATGCTCAATATAAGCGTAACCAAGATAGTCGTGATTTACCTTCAGCTGCTGAACTGCAAAAACGATTACTGCCTAATCCAATTGATTTATTAAATTATGAAGTCGAAACTTTCTTTCAGCCTTCAGCTTATCTTTCCGGTGATTGGTATGACTACTGGAAATTAAATGATAAAGAAGTTTTATTTTATCTTGCCGATGTTTCAGGACATGGTGTAACCAGTAGTTTATTAACATCATGGATGGCAGCTTTCCATGGTCGCTCAAAAACCCCAAGACAATTAATAAAAAAATTAAATGGAATGTTGGTTCAAGAGAATATTGAAAAGCACATTACGATTGTGGTGGGTATTTTAAACCTAGAAACACATACGCTTCGCTGGTCAAGTGCGGGCCACTACCCTCCTCCTATCATTTTTGAACCGAATCAAGCTCCCAAAATTCTAACAACAAGTAGTTTTCCATTAGGCTTAACCGATGAACTTGAAGTTGAAGAGCATGTTTGTACATTAAATCATCAATCCCGCTTTATCGTTTGCTCAGATGGAGCACTTGAACCTTTTGATGGTGGTTTAAATGATCAGTTCCAACAATTGGTTCATCATTTGCAAAATCAATCATTTCAAGCACCTGATCATGTGGCTGATGATATTGCCATCTTTAGTCTTTGTCGAATGAATTAATTTACGAATCAATTAATTACATAATATACGACTTAAGGACTCTTGAGTCTGAGATGGCACTATGTGATAATTTTTCTATCCTTCTCTGAAAATGGCATTTATATGTCAACAGGTCATGTTGAATATGCAAGTTTAAATGGAACGCATATTTTCAAACTTATTGGTGAAGTGCGAGCCCATTCTTGTATAAGTCTAGACAAACTTTTAAACAGAATTGAACAGCAAGAGAATGTTGTTGGTGCAATCGTTGATTTAACCCAAACAACATTTATTGATAGTACAGTATTAGGCATCCTGGCTAAGCTAGGTTTAAAGCTTAAACAAACTCATCATATTCAAGCTGTGATGCTATCTACCAATCCAGATATCACAACCTTAGCCAACAGTATGGGGCTAGGGCAGGTTTTTGTCATTTTGAATTATTGTGGCGATCCTAACGTTTGCACATTAACGTTAACTGATGAACAAATCACTCATAATGCAATGCTAAGAACGGTTCTGGATGCACATAAGACATTGATGAAACTCAATGCAAATAATCAGAACATGTTTGAGCCACTTGTGAAGCAGTTACAGAAAGAACAAGATACGCTTGAACAGGTATCTGACAAGCAAAATGCCTGATTTCTCCTATTAAGCCGGACTAGAATATGACCCTTGTTTCTGTTGCTCAAATGAACTCTCAAGATGATATTGAAAATAATTTTCAAGTCATTGAGTCTTTGATTCAACAAAGTAAGGCGCAAAATGCCAGCTTAATTGTTTTCCCTGAAAACTTTGTATGTTTTGCTGCTGGGAAACAGCGTGAAACAGCTGAGCAGTTTGAGTCTATTCAGCAAAGGCTTGAGAAACTAGCACATCAATATCAAATCTGGATTATAGCCGGTACTTTACCATGCCCATTTCGTCCAGATGGTTCCACCATTCAAGATGGTCGAGTCCGAACTGTTAGTCTTTGTATTAGCCCTGAGCGTACAGAAGCACGTTATGACAAGATCCATTTATTTGATGTACAAGTGGGTGATGCTGTCGGTGGTTATCAGGAGTCTCGTTTCTTTGAACCCGGGACAGACGTAGTAGTCACATCTACTCCTTTTGGCAATATCGGCTTAATGGTATGTTATGACTTACGTTTTCCAGAGCTTGCTCTCACCCTGAGACAACAAGGCGCTCATATACTTACTGCTCCTGCTGCGTTTACCTATACAACTGGACAAATGCACTGGCAGCTTTTGCTACAGGCTCGGGCAATGGATAGCCAATGTTACGTTTTAGGTGCAGCACAACAGGGCTGGCATGGTGAAAAACGACAAACTTGGGGACACTCTGGGGCAACAGATAGTCGTGGTCAAATTTTAAGCATGGTTGGATATGAAGGGAATGGTTTAATCACTGTACCTTTTGATCTAGCAGCACAAGAACTCGTCCGCTCTTCAATGCCTCTAATGACACACCGTAAATTGATTCAATATTAAAAGTTTAATTATTCATGTGGAAATACTTATTTAGCTTTTTTTGCTTGGGGGCAAATATTCATTGTTATGCAGAGTTTGGGACAACGAACCATTTCGTTTCACCTACGGCACAACTCAGTTCAGATATTCTTCCAGCAACACCTAAAAATATTCCGTTACCTGCATTCGGCCAAAGAATAATTGGATGGGGTACAGGCGCAGAAGGTGCAAGACAACGTTTAGAAAATATTCAGCCTGCAGATGTTTCTATGATTAAAAAACAAGGAACTACTCTTGAAATGATTACTGCATGGCAAGACTTTTATGAACAAGAGCAACAACGTAACGCAAATAATCCTACCGCTAAATATCGTGCTCGATTAATGAAAAAGATTGCAGATTTGTGGTAAATACAGTGATCTAAAATATTTTTTCTTATGGAATAATTGATCTAATTATTCCATTTTTTATGTACCCTCATTTGTTTTATTCATAAACTATTCGGATGAACATTTAAGAAACTGAATAGAAAGCGATATACTACAAAAGTAGTATTATTTTCTTTGAGGAATATATGGACCAAGACTGTCAAAACTTAAAGCTTGAGAATCAATTATGTTTCCTCATTTATTCAACAAATTTAGCGCTTAATCAGCTCTATAGAAAACTTCTAGCACCTTTGGGTATTACCTATCCTCAATATTTAGTGATGTTGGTGTTATGGGAGCAAGATAAAGTCACTGTTTCGGAAATTGGAGCAAAACTTTTTTTAGAATCATCTACCCTCACCCCTATCTTGAAAAAGTTAGAAGCCCAAAATTTACTTCATCGTACCCGTTCATCTCAAGATGAAAGACAAGTTATTATTACGCTGAGTGATGAAGGGAAAAAATTAAAAGATCAAGCAATGGAGATCCCAGCAGGTGTACTAGAAGCAAGTTCATGTGATATGACAACACTATTGGGCCTCAAAGATCAACTTACTAAACTCCGTACAAATCTAGTCAAATAAACAGCAATTTTTTTTAAAAATATACTTGTCAAAATATTTAAGTCGTGTACGATATATTTGTATTCAATTTATTTTAGGAATAAAAACGATGTCATTAGAAAAAGTTGTTTATCGTGCAAAAGCTAAAGCAACCGGTGGTCGTGATGGCCGTGCGACTTCATCAGACGGCGTATTAGATGTACAGCTTGGTGTACCTAAAGAGATGGGCGGCGCTGGTGGCGCTGTAACGAATCCAGAGCAATTATTTGCAGCTGGTTATTCAGCGTGCTTTTTAGGTGCTCTAAAATTTGTTGCAAATCGCGATAAATTTAATATTAGTAAAGATGCTTATGTAGAAGGTGAAGTAGGTATTGGACCAATTCCTACAGGTTTTAGCATCGAAGCGACTTTAAATGTTTACTTAGTTGGTATGGACCGTGAAGAAGCTGAAAAGTTAGTTGCAGCTGCTCACATTGTTTGCCCATACTCAAATGCAACTCGCAACAATATTGATGTGAACTTTAATATTGTGACTGAATAAGTTTTGATACTAAAAAAATGCCCGAATCAAGTCGGGCATTTTTTCATCTTACATATTATGCTTCACTTGCTTCATTAGTTACACGAAGCACTTCTTCGAGAGTAGTTTTACCTGCAAGTACTTTGCGTAAACCATCATCACGAATAGAGCCTGAATACTCACGAGCATGATTTTCTAATTCATATTCAGCTGCGTTACCATGAATCAGACGGCGCATAGGTTCATCAACAGGTACGATTTCATAAATGGCTGTACGCCCATTGAAACCTAAATGTGAGCAATGATCGCATCCTTTAGCCTCAGGTAACTGCAACAACGGTTCATTATGAATATGCTGGAAAACCTGTTTCTCAAAAGTATCGGCTTCACGCCAAGTCATACAATGTGGACATAAAGTACGAACCAAACGTTGAGCAATCACCCCAATTAAAGAGCTTGATAATAAGAATGGTTCAATCCCCATATCTTTAAGTCGGGTAACTGCACCAATAGCGGTATTGGTATGCAGCGTTGATAAAACCAAATGACCTGTTAAAGAGGCTTGAACTGCAATTTCAGCCGTTTCCAGATCACGGATCTCCCCTACCATCACCACATCAGGATCTTGACGTAACATTGCCTTTAAAGCTCGGGCAAATGTCATATCCACTTTGGTGTTCACTTGTGTTTGACCAATACCCTCAAGTTGATATTCGATTGGATCTTCAGCAGTTAAGATATTTCGAGTATTGTCATTTAAATCAGATAAAGCTGCATATAAGGTCGTTGTTTTCCCCGAACCCGTAGGCCCAGTGACCAAAATAATGCCGTGAGGACGATGCACCAATTGAGTTAAACGCTCATAGTCATTAGCCATTAAGCCCAAATGTGTCATGTTTAAGCGGCCTGCCTGTTTATCAAGCAAACGCATAACCACCCTTTCACCATGTGACGATGGCAACGTTGAAACACGGACATCTACTTCACGGCCAGCAAGGCGTAAAGAAATACGCCCATCTTGTGGTACACGTTTTTCAGCAATATCAAGCTTCGCCATGACTTTAATACGCGAGACCAATAAAGGTGCCAGCTCACGGCGTGGCTGTACAATCTCACGTAGTTGACCATCTACACGTAATCGTACAGATAGTTTCTTTTCAAAAGCTTCAATATGAATATCTGAAGCCCCTACCCGAATTGCCTCTGAAAGTAATGCATTAATAAGACGGACAATAGGAGCATCATCTTCCTGATCCATTAAGTCTTCTGTTTCAGGAACCTGATCGGCCAAACTTAATAAATCTGGATGATCTTCTAAACCTGCTGCAACTTGTTGTGATTCCCCTGTATCACCTGCATAGCTCGTACTCAAGAGCGCATTAAATTCTTGTTCAGTACATAATTGATAATGAGCTGGCTTACCCAAGATGCGTCTTGCTTCCTGCAATGCAATTTTTTCAGTATTTTGACGTCTAATAATAAATACCTGATCACCGTCATAACGAAATAAAACACCATGACGCTTGGCAAAACTATATGGAACTTGTATTTGTTTCAATATTTGCATCACAATTTATAATGATGAGTAAGATGATTTTGAGTGTACTCTAAGCAGATTACAGCGTGAAGTCTGTTTAACAACTCGGTAGAGGAATTTTACGTCTTGTTTGAAAATAATGAATATCAGCCTCGCCCCCAGAATTCTTTAAAATGGTGGGGAGAACAGAACTTTGAAATTAATCAGTCCAAAGCATGGCAATTCGGTTCAATGCTTTTTCGTTTAACACGTGGCATAAAAGAATGGCGTATCGAATATTATCGACCTGCTCTTCAAGACGATAATGAGCAAGATTGGCACCCACTTGCCGATCCACATTTTGCTTTCCCGCATAATGTTCAAGTAGAACGTTATATGTTTCGAAAGACCAATCCAGAATTTTTACTTATGCCACGTCTGGCAGATCGTTCTGTGGTCATTAAACCCGTTGATCCCATCTATATTCCAGCAGGTCAACGTGGGACTTTATATATAAGTACGCCATTATGGATTGCAGGTTTAGTTGAAAGTCAGCATGAGCCTTTATTTGAGATTCCTGTCATTCAACCTAAGGATACGTGGTTCGGTCCAAATGCCCAGCAAGGTGAAATCTGTTATGCCACGTCGGTAGATGGGCGTACCGATTTGAATCTATTAACACCACGCGCATTTCGTGCTGTTACCCCTATCGACTTTCACAACACCAGTAATCATCAATTACGCTTTGATCGCATGAATGTACCAGTTACAGCCCTCCCTCTTTTTTATAGTGAAAGTACAAGACGTTTGTGGACTTCTCAAATCAAAGTTTACTATGAAGGCTCTGACCGCCCCGCACGCATTCGTATTGAAAACCGAACGCCTCCTCTTGCTGGTGAAGTGACTTATGTCCATCCACCACGTTCACCTGGTGGAGCATTATTTAATATGTTTGATTCATTCTTTTAAGAGGTTTATATGGCTGATACAAGTATTCCTAAGGATATCGCTGATAGCCTCACAAGCATATTTACCAATATCAATACCGAACGTATTAGTGAAATTTTAGTCGGCGTTGTGCTTTGTTTCATTGGTTTTGTTCTTGCTCGTATTATTTCAAATACCTTTATTAGAACTATTGGTTCACGTTTTAATGCTCATCAACGCTTGGTATGGCGTCGCGGTATTTTTTATTTTATTTTCTTACTCTTCATTATGACGAGTTTAAAAGAAGCTGGGTTCAAACTTAGTGTATTCCTTGGCGCAGCAGGGATTCTAACCGTAGCACTCGGTTTCGCATCGCAAACCTCTGCTAGTAACTTAATTAGTGGTTTATTCTTGATTGGGGAAGGTTCTTTTGAAGTCGGCGATACCATCCAGATCACCCTCATTCGTGGGAATACAATTGAAGGTGAAGTCATCTCAATTGATTTGCTTTCGGTAAAATTACTTACACTCGACAATGTTTATATTCGTTTACCAAACGAACAGCTTATTCGCGCCCCTGTACACAACTTATCTAAATATCCAATACGGCGTATACCAATTACACTCGCAATTAACTTCCATGAAGACATTATAAAAGTTCGCGAAGTTCTACTTAATGTCGCAGCTCACTATCCACTCGTGTTAGATGACCCAAAACCTGCGGTTACGGTTACCGCATTCAGGGAATCATCGATTGAACTTTTATTTACGATGTGGTGCCGACAAGAAAATTCCTTAAAAGTTCGAGATGAAATGCAAGAACGTATCCGAAATGGCTTTTTGGATAATCAAATTGAAATTCCTGTACCGAAAATGGGCTTAATCGATCGACCATCTACTGTTTTCGGTGAAGATGATATTGATCAATACAGTAATCAAAAAGAGTTAAAACGAGAGCCTAAAGCTTAGGCTCTTGATTCTTCTGTACAGAAGACGGTGGTAATGGCGCAAGATAAGCAATAATCAACATTACCCCACCCGCTCCAATAAATGAGATGACCCGAGTTAATGTCGCACTTTGTGATAGATCAAGCAAAATCAGCTTTAATACGACAATTCCTAAAAGTGCAGCACCAACAAACCAGAGTTGACGAATCATTTTTCGACTTGAGAATGTAGTTAATACAAATGCCAAAATGACCCAAAGTAATGTCAAGCTTAACTGCACCACACCATTTGTCCAAATTGAAGCACTCCACAATGGAGTTGCCCAGTAATAGTGCAGGCCTCTAACCACCACACTACTAAACACCAACAACCCCACTAGAATGGTTGTGATTTTAAAAGTCCACTCCAGTGATTTATCTTGATCAAAAGCATGTTGATAAATAATAAAGAGTAGACCAGCCAATACTGAAATTGAAAGGAAGTCAGTTAAGTTAATCAAAGGAACAAAATAAAGATATTCGGCAGAATGGCGATCAATACTCACGACCAATAACCAAAGTAGGCTTAAACACCAAACTGGAATTTGATGTAACAATATAGTCTTATGGGATTTATACGCCCAGATTGAGTAAACCACGGGTACACAAGCCAAAGCAACAATTGGCATTTGTGGGAAGACTGCCAAACCCACTATCGCTAATGCGAACCAGCTTAAACCACCCCAGATTTTCAAGTATCCTGACTCATCTGAATGCGGTTGAGCCATAATAAACAAAGCACTAAGAAGAATAGTACTCACAAGGAAAGTACCCTGTTGCAATATACTCGGCCATTTAAACACACTGAATACTTGACTCGTAAAGGCTTCACCCAAAATCAACAACAGTAAAAGGCTAATTAAAATTAACTGCAAACTTTGCCATTGCACACGAAGTTTATAGTGTACGACCAGACTAAATATTGCGATTAGAACTACAGCAAACATCAAATATGGACTTAAACCATGATGATGCCATGTCATTATTTCTATACCTGCTACGGCGCCCGCATACATGCCTAAACATAAGAAAATGCCACTAATCATGCTGGCACTAAAATAGCGTTGCTCTTTACTGTTGTATTGCAATAAATAGAAAGCAGAAATAAATTGAGCTATTGCATAGATGCTCGTGCTTAGCGTTGGGAACTCTTCATTTGCCCAAACCTGATAAAACAGTGCAAGAGAACTGAGTAAAACTAAAACTACACCAATATATCGGCTTAAACGGTAGCGTTCAGTTACTCCCCACACAATTAAAGCTGTACCTTGAGCTACCCAACCAATTGCTGTCCAGTGCGCTCCTTTTGCAAGTGGAAAAATTAGAGCAAAAAAAGCAACCGCGAGGATGAAAAAGCTTTTTGCAAGCACAGAAAGCGGAGCATGAGTCTTTTTAATCCAAAAAGTTAATAGCGCATATGTACCAGCCAATACAGCAGCACCAATCGTCAATGCTTGAGTAGACTCATGTACTAAATAGGCATGAAGTGTAAAGCCCAGTACAGGCACACTAAAAATAAGCCCCACATCTAACAGTGGGGGTAACCGAATGCCCTCTTGTTTTTCATGTGCTGAAACTCGAGATATATTTTGGCTATAACGGACACTGAGCCAAATAAACAATGCGATATGGAGCCATAAGATCCAGTCTAGTGTGTCAAATTTTGTTGGTTCTGCATAAAATGCGATTGCACTACCACCAATAAACATGGTGGCAAAGAAAGCAATTTGATTTAAGATTTTCCAAGGCTGAATAAAATTAACCGCAGCAACTGCTAAGTTAATAACAAGATAATAGCTAAATAGGAAGACTACATCTGGGCGGTATTGCGGAATAACTAAAGGAGCCGCGTAAGCCATACCAAGTGCTAAAATTGCTAAATAAATGGCTTGTTGCTTTAAACTCAGAAATACCGTAATAGCTAATAAAATCGCAAACAGAATACTCGCTGTAGTTAAGTTGGCGATTACACCAAAATGATGTGAGAACACAAGTGTTAGGAATACCACAGCAAGTCCTACACCCTGCAAGGCCACAGCAAAAAGCTGGTTTTTCTTTTGCAAGGTATATCCAAATGCTGTTAATACACCTCCGGCAATGGCAATAAAACCAAGTTTTACACCCAAACTCAATTGCCAGTGCTCACTTGCAAAACGTAATAACAACACCACCCCAACCATAAGTACAGCAACAGCAACCCTTAAAATTGGATTGCCATGAATCATCCAATCTACAGCTGGTTGCCACCATGCGGTTTTTACAGGAATCGGTTGTTCTGTTTGATTGAAAGTTACCGTTTCGGCAGGGAATAGCATGTCAGTATTGTTAAGACCAACCTGCTCTAGCGCTGGATTTATAACTTCAGATTGTATGGTCTCATTTGCATGAACAGTTTGTTTTGCTGATTCAAGGTACAACAGTCGAGTATGAAATGCGCTGATGGTTTGAATTAAACATAATAATAAAACCAGTAAAGCCCCACCAGCAATCCACATCCAATGATTTATATAAGCAACTAATGCAACCAAAGCAGCTGCATAAATCACTGTTCTTTGCATATGAATAGAATAAAGTGGCGTTTTCTGCTGAGAAAACTGCTGTTCTAAATGAGTTAAACGCTGATGCAAATTTGACAGTAATTGAACTAGTATGACAGTAAGTGCAATAGATAAAGCAACAACGGCACTCTGAAATTTAAAACCAATTGAAATGGCTAAAAACAAAGTCA
This genomic stretch from Acinetobacter pittii harbors:
- a CDS encoding DUF2339 domain-containing protein, which codes for MYKKDKQGMIIVLIALTLFLAISIGFKFQSAVVALSIALTVILVQLLSNLHQRLTHLEQQFSQQKTPLYSIHMQRTVIYAAALVALVAYINHWMWIAGGALLVLLLCLIQTISAFHTRLLYLESAKQTVHANETIQSEVINPALEQVGLNNTDMLFPAETVTFNQTEQPIPVKTAWWQPAVDWMIHGNPILRVAVAVLMVGVVLLLRFASEHWQLSLGVKLGFIAIAGGVLTAFGYTLQKKNQLFAVALQGVGLAVVFLTLVFSHHFGVIANLTTASILFAILLAITVFLSLKQQAIYLAILALGMAYAAPLVIPQYRPDVVFLFSYYLVINLAVAAVNFIQPWKILNQIAFFATMFIGGSAIAFYAEPTKFDTLDWILWLHIALFIWLSVRYSQNISRVSAHEKQEGIRLPPLLDVGLIFSVPVLGFTLHAYLVHESTQALTIGAAVLAGTYALLTFWIKKTHAPLSVLAKSFFILAVAFFALIFPLAKGAHWTAIGWVAQGTALIVWGVTERYRLSRYIGVVLVLLSSLALFYQVWANEEFPTLSTSIYAIAQFISAFYLLQYNSKEQRYFSASMISGIFLCLGMYAGAVAGIEIMTWHHHGLSPYLMFAVVLIAIFSLVVHYKLRVQWQSLQLILISLLLLLILGEAFTSQVFSVFKWPSILQQGTFLVSTILLSALFIMAQPHSDESGYLKIWGGLSWFALAIVGLAVFPQMPIVALACVPVVYSIWAYKSHKTILLHQIPVWCLSLLWLLVVSIDRHSAEYLYFVPLINLTDFLSISVLAGLLFIIYQHAFDQDKSLEWTFKITTILVGLLVFSSVVVRGLHYYWATPLWSASIWTNGVVQLSLTLLWVILAFVLTTFSSRKMIRQLWFVGAALLGIVVLKLILLDLSQSATLTRVISFIGAGGVMLIIAYLAPLPPSSVQKNQEPKL